A genome region from Anastrepha obliqua isolate idAnaObli1 chromosome 4, idAnaObli1_1.0, whole genome shotgun sequence includes the following:
- the LOC129243542 gene encoding SAM50-like protein CG7639 has product MPKTTRTVREQAKVDLSKIPAQVERVNVSGLLRTHNDYVMKAAEGLFKARNFEDVMIESMNAKSYLHELGIFKDVQVRIDISKDANASPNGYEVTLKGHELSRLVGSVGTEVGQNEGSLRTELSIPNLFGRGESISLQGSYATTRTNELQLKFWKSFFHTRFVENRPEISFSLFRHVDRMDVSLFQNSNLGFIADFSWNSLLPLELTHSVQYEASIRELSLLAKQVPFPIREHCGPKLASLVRYSVIYDQRDNPVFPTQGIMLKSVNEYCGLGGNLAYMSTTTHGEISVPLFAGLVAQVCGRLGLVKETKNTTLLPISSLFYCGGPLTLRGFRFGGAGPVVETTSIGAQTNWSMGLHLWGPLPFNHVFKGLANNFRTHLFYNFGGFNTFTTENMRSAYGVGLAFKLAERARIELNYCIPIRKYATDKPVNGFQFGIGYEFV; this is encoded by the exons ATGCCGAAAACCACACGAACTGTGAGGGAGCAGGCAAAAGTGGATTTGTCCAAAATACCG GCACAAGTCGAGCGCGTTAATGTCAGCGGCTTGCTGCGCACACACAATGACTACGTTATGAAGGCGGCCGAAGGACTCTTTAAGGCGCGAAATTTCGAAGATGTCATGATTGAATCAATGAA CGCCAAGTCCTACCTTCACGAATTGGGCATTTTCAAAGATGTACAAGTGCGTATCGATATAAGCAAAGATGCGAATGCCTCACCCAATGGCTATGAGGTTACACTGAAAGGTCACGAATTGTCACGTCTTGTCGGTTCTGTTGGTACTGAGGTGGGCCAAAATGAGGGTTCACTACGCACCGAATTGAGTATACCAAATTTATTTGGACGCGGCGAAAGCATTTCACTACAAGGTTCCTATGCGACAACGCGCACCAATGAATTGCAGCTAAAATTCTGGAAATCATTCTTTCATACGCGTTTCGTAGAAAATCGACCTGA AATCTCCTTCTCGCTCTTCCGTCACGTCGATCGCATGGACGTTAGCTTATTCCAAAATTCTAATTTGGGTTTCATTGCCGATTTTTCGTGGAATTCACTCCTCCCACTTGAG CTCACCCACTCCGTACAGTATGAGGCGTCTATACGTGAACTCTCGTTGCTAGCGAAACAAGTACCCTTTCCCATACGCGAACATTGTGGCCCGAAATTGGCATCACTGGTGCGCTATTCGGTAATCTACGATCAACGCGATAATCCTGTTTTCCCCACACAAGGCATTATGTTGAAATCGGTCAACGAGTATTGTGGTTTGGGTGGCAATTTAGCTTATATGAGTACAACAACACATGGTGAGATAAGTGTACCGTTATTTGCGGGTCTTGTAGCGCAAGTTTGTGGGCGTTTGGGGTTAGTGAAGGAAACGAAAAATACGACGCTACTGCCAATTAGCAGTCTTTTCTACTGTGGTGGACCGCTGACGTTGAGAGGATTTAGATTTGGTGGCGCTGGTCCGGTAGTGGAGACGACATCGATTGGTGCGCAG aCCAACTGGTCCATGGGCCTCCACTTATGGGGACCGTTGCCTTTCAATCACGTTTTCAAAGGATTGGCAAACAATTTCCGCACACATTTATTCTACAATTTTGGTGGATTCAACACGTTTAcgacag aaAACATGCGCAGCGCTTACGGCGTTGGTCTGGCATTTAAACTAGCGGAACGTGCACGCATCGAATTGAATTATTGCATACCCATACGAAAATATGCGACCGACAAACCAGTGAATGGTTTTCAATTTGGCATCGGCTACGAGTTTGTATAA